The genomic stretch GCTCCGGGAGGAGTTGCTATCATAGTGGATGTTGCTACAGACAATAAAAACAGAACAGCTGCTGAAATAAGATCTATATTCAGTAAAAACGGCGGAAACTTAGCTGAAAACGGTGCTGTTTCTTGGCAGTTTAAGAAAAAAGCTGTAGTTATTATACCTGCTGCTGGAAACACTGAAGAGAGCTTGATGGATATAGTTCTTGATGCTGGTGCTGAAGATATAGAACAGGACGGAGAAGTATTTAGTATTACTGGTCCTATGGAGGCATTATCTTCTATAGTTGATGCTCTAAAAGCTAAAGGTATTGAGCCTGAAAGTGCTGAAATAGTACGTGTCGCTGATAATACTATGACTATAGCAGAAAACGATGCTAAAAAAGTTATGAAAATAATCGGACTTTTTGAAGATCATGATGATGTTTCTGCTGTTGCTACTAATTTAGAAATTACTGATAACTTAATAGAAGAATAATATTTTATCATATATACATGATAACTTTAGGAATAGACCCCGGATTTGCCAGATGCGGTTATGCTTTTATAGAAGCTAAAAACTCTGCATACAAAATAGTAAATTCGGGGCTCATTGAAACCTTTTCTAATCAAAATTATAATCAAAGGCTTTCATTTATATACACTCAA from Brachyspira murdochii DSM 12563 encodes the following:
- a CDS encoding YebC/PmpR family DNA-binding transcriptional regulator; this translates as MSGHSKWASIKHKKAANDSKKGKIWSKIAKEITIAVKEGGSPDPDQNARLRMVIVKAKGTNMPNDNIDRAIKRGAGAGEGANIEEMSYEGYAPGGVAIIVDVATDNKNRTAAEIRSIFSKNGGNLAENGAVSWQFKKKAVVIIPAAGNTEESLMDIVLDAGAEDIEQDGEVFSITGPMEALSSIVDALKAKGIEPESAEIVRVADNTMTIAENDAKKVMKIIGLFEDHDDVSAVATNLEITDNLIEE